The proteins below are encoded in one region of Triticum aestivum cultivar Chinese Spring chromosome 1B, IWGSC CS RefSeq v2.1, whole genome shotgun sequence:
- the LOC123114070 gene encoding protein MAEA homolog — translation MEMAIDTPSPSPSVSPAPSAAAGRQTGAAESVRLEHQLVRVPLEALRATARTNHRLAEKEIAAVLSSASSAAAPPGESGSAAAVDHLTSLVSRLHGLKRKMEEGARAEELQVQRCRARLDRLAAASAGDDAEWEEIRLKRILVDYMLRMSYYDTATKLAETSGIQDLVDIDVFLDAKRVIDSLRNKEIAPALAWYAENKSRLKKSKSKLEFLLRLQEFVELVKAKNFLQAISYARKYLAPWGSTHMKELQRVTATLVFRSSTNCAQYKVLFEQNQWDSLVDQFKQEFYKLYGMTLEPLLNIYLQAGLTALKTPFCFEGNCPKEDPLSLDGFRKLAEPLPFSKQHHSKLVCHITKELMDTENPPLVLPNGYVYSTKALDEMAKKNGGKIICPRTGEECNYTDLVKAYIS, via the exons atggagatggccatcgacacgccatcgccgtcgccgtccgtctcgccggcgccgtcggcggcggcgggccggcagaCGGGCGCGGCCGAGTCGGTGCGGCTCGAGCACCAGCTGGTGCGTGTGCCCCTGGAGGCCCTCAGGGCCACCGCCCGCACCAACCACCGACTCGCCGAGAAGGAGATCGCAGCCGTCCTCTCCTCCGCCTCTTCGGCCGCCGCTCCCCCCGGAGAAAgcggctccgccgccgccgtcgaccaccTCACCTCCCTCGTCTCCCGCCTCCACGGCCTCAAGCGCAAG ATGGAGGAGGGTGCGAGGGCGGAGGAGCTCCAGGTGCAGAGGTGTCGTGCGCGACTGGACCGGCTGGCCGCCGCCAGTGCCGGTGACGACGCCGAGTGGGAGGAGATACGTCTGAAGCGCATCCTAGTTGATTACATGCTCCGGATGTCCTACTACGACACCGCCACCAAGCTCGCCGAAACCTCTGGCATTCAG GACCTCGTTGAtattgatgtttttcttgatgcaAAAAGAGTGATTGATTCTCTTCGGAATAAGGAAATAGCTCCTGCTTTAGCTTGGTATGCAGAAAATAAGTCCCGGTTAAAGAAATCAAAG AGTAAGCTCGAGTTTTTACTGCGGCTTCAGGAGTTTGTGGAACTAGTCAAGGCTAAGAACTTCCTGCAGGCTATATCATATGCTCGGAAATACCTTGCTCCCTGGGGGTCTACCCACATGAAAGAATTGCAGCGTGTTACGGCAACACTGGTTTTTAGAAGCAGTACAAACTGTGCTCAATACAAG GTCTTATTTGAGCAAAATCAGTGGGATTCTCTTGTGGATCAGTTTAAGCAAGAATTCTACAAACTATATGGCATGACGCTTGAGCCGTTGCTAAACATCTACCTGCAAGCAGGCCTGACAGCTCTCAAGACTCC ATTCTGCTTTGAGGGCAACTGCCCCAAAGAAGACCCCTTGTCACTGGACGGCTTCCGGAAACTCGCAGAGCCGCTGCCCTTCTCAAAGCAGCACCACTCGAAGCTTGTCTGCCACATAACCAAGGAACTGATGGACACCGAGAATCCGCCGCTTGTCCTGCCTAACGGCTACGTGTATAGCACCAAG GCCCTTGATGAGATGGCCAAGAAGAATGGGGGCAAGATCATATGCCCAAGGACAGGAGAAGAATGCAACTACACCGACCTTGTCAAGGCTTACATCTCATGA